One Spinacia oleracea cultivar Varoflay chromosome 4, BTI_SOV_V1, whole genome shotgun sequence DNA segment encodes these proteins:
- the LOC110776716 gene encoding uncharacterized protein — protein MFSLLRFAEFLSLISRRKDYLKRCILAIRSAMTSSGNIPIDGTTNDNDVNDGNGNHKSALALEGMQERIEELRKDPIFGDTPGEMSDNRMDLMRLIMSELLQGNRQKPRSEQEECSNMFKKFASHKPPTYDGKPDPTEFEEWISDMEKLFDATQCPEKWKVNYAVFYLKGQANLWWKSVKGIQNEPGFGWEKLTEAMREQFYPYSLQMQMESEFIKLSQGKKNVLEYEVKFNELARFAPDLVTTDRQRMNRFEGGLNIEIRDRLSSSRISTFQELYDRAINVERIIKLREETYGKRKGSFEENQPNNKIQNVNVCSQGGNNGNQNFNKNRGCAKCGRWNHTEKECRIGTRDCFKCGSKDHKIRDCPQIH, from the coding sequence tttcaagaagaaaagattatCTGAAGCGTTGTATCCTTGCGATCAGATCGGCGATGACTTCAAGCGGAAATATTCCTATTGACGGCACTACAAACGATAACGATGTTAACGATGGCAATGGTAATCACAAATCTGCATTAGCGCTGGAAGGAATGcaagaaagaattgaagaattgcGCAAGGATCCCATTTTCGGGGACACTCCAGGAGAAATGAGTGATAATCGAATGGACTTAATGAGATTGATAATGTCGGAACTTCTGCAAGGAAATCGTCAAAAGCCAAGGTCAGAGCAAGAAGAATGCTCCAACATGTTCAAGAAGTTCGCTTCTCATAAACCCCCTACTTATGATGGCAAACCAGACCCTACTGAATTTGAAGAATGGATTAGCGATATGGAGAAGTTATTTGATGCAACTCAATGCCCCGAGAAATGGAAGGTCAACTACGCCGTCTTTTACTTGAAAGGACAAGCCAACCTGTGGTGGAAAAGTGTTAAAGGAATCCAAAATGAGCCTGGTTTTGGTTGGGAAAAGCTGACGGAAGCTATGCGGGAACAATTTTATCCCTATTCTCTGCAAATGCAAATGGAATCGGAATTTATCAAATTGAGTCAAGGAAAGAAGAATGTTCTGGAATATGAAGTGAAATTCAATGAGCTTGCTCGATTTGCCCCTGACCTGGTGACTACTGATAGGCAAAGGATGAATCGATTTGAAGGAGGATTAAACATTGAGATCCGTGATCGTCTTTCGAGTTCTAGAATTTCCACTTTCCAAGAGTTGTACGATCGAGCAATTAACGTCGAGAGAATTATCAAGCTTCGAGAAGAAACATATGGAAAACGAAAAGGGAGCTTCGAAGAAAATCAACCGAACAATAAGATACAAAATGTCAATGTCTGCTCTCAAGGAGGGAATAACGGAAACCAAAACTTCAACAAGAATCGTGGATGCGCCAAGTGTGGAAGATGGAACCATACGGAGAAAGAATGTCGAATTGGTACGCGagattgcttcaaatgtggtagCAAAGATCATAAAATCAGAGATTGTCCTCAAATACATTGA